The DNA region AATATATTTAATTCGATGGAATGAAATAGAAAATTTATGGCTTTTAGTTTTTTTTACTTATACTATTCTTTCAAATTTAACTGAAACTACATTATTAGAGCAAAATAGTTTGGATTGGATACTTTATGTATCAGCCATAATATCAAGCAAACTTTCTACACATGCAAAGGCTGAACCAGAGAGAATTGATTATGTTCTGAGATAGGATCTGAAAGGCAACGCAAAATAGAGAAGATAGTTGAGTGGCAATATCAAGCTCCGAAACTGTTAGAGGCTTATAATAAAATTTGGCAAAGCTAGTAATCACTTTAAATTTCGGATGGAAACTAAATTTGTAACTTAGATAGTCTATACTATTGTCAGATTGTAAAACAGATCAGTCTTGTCAATTGCAGTGGTTTGTGCATTCTCTAAGTCAATTTTTAGTTTCTTGCTTAAAACCTGTACTTTTGAAGATTTATGTCAAAAAAATCTATGGAATCTAGAGAATCTATCGATTTAGACCTTAGCCGTTACTTATTGATATTAAAACGATGGTGGCTACCTGGCACTGCAATATTTGCAGCTACAGTTATGCTAAGTGCTGTAGCTACACAATTTATGAAGCCATCTTATGAAGCCGAAGGAAAACTTTTGTTTAGAATTCCTTCTTTTAAAGTAGTAGGTTCCAATCTTTTTCCTACTAACGCTGAAGGAGGAGATCCAGGAGATTTAAAATCCCTGCTAGCAACTCAAAATCCTATAAACACTCAAATAGAAGTTATTTCTTCACCTAATCTATTGCAGCGAACAATAGATAAACTAGGGCTTAAAGATGAAGAAGGTAAACCCATAGAGGTAGAGAAACTACGAAAAGCCGTGATCTTGAAAATTATTAACGGCACAGATGTATTACGAATTAGCTACGCCAGCCGTGACCCTGAACAAGCAGCGGCAGTCGTCAACACAATCATGAATCTTTATTTAGAAAATGATATTTTGACGAATCGCTCTGAGGCAGCAGCAACTCGTCAATTTATGGCCAAACAGCTGCCTAAAACTCAAGAGGCTGTTAATAATGCAGAAGTAGCGTTACGTATATTTAAACAGAAGCATCAGATAGCTGATTTATCAGAGGAGACAAGATCAGCCGTTGCAACTATTGGAAATCTAGATAATGAGATGAATACTGTTAAGGCTCAACTAGATGAGGTAAACGCCCAAACCAATGAACTGCGCCAGAAAGTAGAGCTAAATTCTCAAGAAGCGATCGCTGTGAGTGCCCTCAGTCAGTCACCCGCAGTGCAGGGAGTTCTTGCACAACTTCAAGATACAGACCGACAACTAGCGATAGAGCGTAGCCGTTTTTTAGATGATAACCCCGTAATTATTAACTTACAAGCAAAGAAAGCTAGCTTACAATCGCTCCTGCAACAGCAAATTGGTCAGACTGTTGGTAATCAAACACAAATTCCGCAAAGACTATTGCAGATTGGAGACCTCAGACAAAACTTGATCCAAAGTTTTCTACAATCAGAAATACAGCGCTTTGGTTTAGCTAAAAGACTCTCATCTCTGTCTAATTCCCGTTTTACCTACGAGCAGCGAGTGAAAATCATACCTCAGTTAGCACAAAATCAGCGAGAGTTAGAACGGAAAGTTGAAGTTGCAGAATCCACATATCAAACTCTGTTGAAAAAGGTACAAGAATTACAGTTAGTTGAAAATACAAATACACCCAGTTCGCGGATTATTGCTCCGGCTGTAGTGCCAAACAAGCCAGTAATAGGTAAAAAAATTATCATTTTATTGCTAGGAGTGATGTTCGGTTTATTTTTGGCTACTACAACTGTTCTCTTCCTAAGCATGAGAGATAGATCTTTGAAAACACTTAAGGAAGTCAGAGATGTATTTAGATATACGTTGCTGGGAATTATTCCTTTATCTGTTAAAAAAGTTCGTCGTGATTCAAATGTAGAACCAAAAATTGCTGTCAGAGATACGCCTTACTCTTTAACTAGCGAAATGTACCGCATGATTCAAGCCAATCTGAAATTCCTGAGTTCAGATAAAGTGCTCAGAACTATCGTGGTAACTAGCGCAGTTCCTAAAGAAGGCAAGTCTACAGTTTCAGCTAATTTGGCAGCAGCGATCGCTCAACTAGGGCGTAAAGTTTTATTAATTGATGCAGATATGCGAATTCCT from Nostoc commune NIES-4072 includes:
- a CDS encoding GumC family protein — protein: MSKKSMESRESIDLDLSRYLLILKRWWLPGTAIFAATVMLSAVATQFMKPSYEAEGKLLFRIPSFKVVGSNLFPTNAEGGDPGDLKSLLATQNPINTQIEVISSPNLLQRTIDKLGLKDEEGKPIEVEKLRKAVILKIINGTDVLRISYASRDPEQAAAVVNTIMNLYLENDILTNRSEAAATRQFMAKQLPKTQEAVNNAEVALRIFKQKHQIADLSEETRSAVATIGNLDNEMNTVKAQLDEVNAQTNELRQKVELNSQEAIAVSALSQSPAVQGVLAQLQDTDRQLAIERSRFLDDNPVIINLQAKKASLQSLLQQQIGQTVGNQTQIPQRLLQIGDLRQNLIQSFLQSEIQRFGLAKRLSSLSNSRFTYEQRVKIIPQLAQNQRELERKVEVAESTYQTLLKKVQELQLVENTNTPSSRIIAPAVVPNKPVIGKKIIILLLGVMFGLFLATTTVLFLSMRDRSLKTLKEVRDVFRYTLLGIIPLSVKKVRRDSNVEPKIAVRDTPYSLTSEMYRMIQANLKFLSSDKVLRTIVVTSAVPKEGKSTVSANLAAAIAQLGRKVLLIDADMRIPSQHHLWQLTNAVGLSEVLIGQAEFDVTVSRVMDNLDVLTAGVRPPNPLALLDSKRMASLIENFSSQHNYDFVIIDAPPLLLAADALTLSQMTDGILLVARPGVIDSNSANAAQEMLERSNYNVLGLVVNGIIDKNESSSYLYHDHEYFKPTKLAKEFQGLAKK